One region of Actinomycetota bacterium genomic DNA includes:
- a CDS encoding SMP-30/gluconolactonase/LRE family protein has protein sequence MEYPPLPPDRWPDAPGRYPDPAVRVLDPRFERYRLHNAAVERIATGYRWAEGPVWFGDHRCLVWSDIPSDRMLRWDEATGAVSVFRSPASNANGHTRDRQGRLVSCEHLTRRVTRTEHDGTITVLADRFDGRPLNAPNDVVVASDGAVWFTDPGYGILSDYEGRQAVLELPTAVYRLDPDGDGGPEPVVQDLERPNGLCFSPDESRLYVVDSGAAGGIHVYDVAGGGVEGGRPFADMGPGSSDGIRCDADGNLWASAGGGGDGYDGVHVFAPDGARIGQVVLPEACANLCFGGQAGNRLFMTASRSVYALYVNAAGAR, from the coding sequence ATGGAGTATCCGCCACTGCCGCCGGACCGCTGGCCCGACGCCCCCGGCCGCTACCCCGATCCGGCCGTCCGGGTCCTCGACCCCCGGTTCGAGCGCTACCGGCTCCACAACGCGGCCGTCGAGCGGATCGCCACCGGCTACCGGTGGGCCGAGGGGCCGGTCTGGTTCGGCGACCACCGCTGCCTGGTCTGGAGCGACATCCCCAGCGACCGGATGCTGCGCTGGGACGAGGCCACGGGCGCGGTCAGCGTGTTCCGGAGCCCGGCCAGCAACGCCAACGGCCACACCCGCGACCGCCAGGGCCGGCTCGTCTCCTGTGAGCACCTGACCCGGCGGGTGACGCGGACCGAGCACGACGGGACGATCACCGTGCTCGCCGACCGGTTCGACGGCCGGCCGCTGAACGCCCCCAACGACGTCGTGGTCGCCTCCGACGGGGCCGTCTGGTTCACCGACCCGGGCTACGGGATCCTGTCCGACTACGAGGGCCGCCAGGCGGTGCTGGAGCTGCCGACGGCCGTCTACCGGCTCGACCCCGACGGGGACGGCGGCCCCGAGCCGGTCGTCCAGGACCTGGAGCGGCCCAACGGCCTCTGCTTCAGCCCCGACGAGTCCCGCCTGTACGTGGTCGACTCGGGGGCGGCGGGCGGCATCCACGTCTACGACGTCGCCGGAGGCGGCGTGGAGGGCGGGCGGCCGTTCGCGGACATGGGCCCGGGCAGCTCGGACGGCATCCGCTGCGACGCCGACGGCAACCTGTGGGCGTCCGCCGGCGGTGGCGGCGACGGCTACGACGGCGTGCACGTGTTCGCCCCCGACGGGGCCCGGATCGGCCAGGTCGTCCTCCCCGAGGCCTGCGCCAACCTGTGCTTCGGCGGCCAGGCCGGCAACCGGCTGTTCATGACGGCCAGCCGCTCCGTCTACGCCCTCTACGTCAACGCCGCCGGCGCCCGCTGA
- a CDS encoding 5'-3' exonuclease H3TH domain-containing protein, producing MRVFLVDGTYELFGHFYGVPPHRTAEGAEVAASRGVLSSVLGLLEQGVTHLGVATDHVIESFRNGLWPAYKTSAGLDPRLLGQFGLVEVALEAMGVVVWPMVELEADDALAGAAAVAADDPRVEQVVICTPDKDLGQCVRGARVVQLDRRQRIVYDEAGVTAKFGVGPRSIPDYLALVGDSADGYPGLPGWGARSAATMLARYGHIEAIPDTPGDWAVPVRNRPALAATLRAMRGQAMLFKDLATLRVECSLLAGVDDLRWAGPTPVFAEVCEHIDARSLAPRAARLATQEVRPD from the coding sequence ATGCGCGTCTTCCTGGTCGACGGGACCTACGAGCTGTTCGGCCACTTCTACGGGGTGCCGCCGCACCGCACCGCCGAGGGGGCCGAGGTGGCGGCCAGCCGCGGGGTGCTGTCGTCCGTGCTGGGGCTGCTGGAGCAGGGCGTCACCCACCTGGGCGTGGCCACCGACCACGTCATCGAGTCGTTCCGCAACGGCCTGTGGCCCGCCTACAAGACCTCGGCCGGGCTCGACCCGCGGCTCCTGGGCCAGTTCGGGCTGGTCGAGGTGGCCCTGGAGGCGATGGGCGTGGTCGTGTGGCCGATGGTCGAGCTGGAGGCCGACGACGCCCTGGCCGGCGCGGCCGCCGTGGCCGCCGACGATCCCAGGGTCGAGCAGGTGGTCATCTGCACCCCCGACAAGGACCTCGGCCAGTGCGTCCGCGGCGCCCGGGTCGTGCAGCTGGACCGGCGCCAGCGGATCGTCTACGACGAGGCCGGGGTGACGGCCAAGTTCGGCGTCGGCCCGCGCTCCATCCCCGACTACCTGGCCCTGGTCGGCGACTCGGCCGACGGCTACCCCGGCCTGCCCGGCTGGGGGGCCAGGTCGGCCGCGACCATGCTCGCCCGCTACGGGCACATCGAGGCGATCCCCGACACGCCGGGCGACTGGGCCGTGCCCGTCCGCAACCGGCCCGCCCTGGCCGCCACCCTGCGGGCCATGCGCGGCCAGGCCATGCTCTTCAAGGACCTGGCCACCCTCCGGGTCGAGTGCTCGCTCCTGGCCGGCGTGGACGACCTGCGCTGGGCCGGCCCCACCCCGGTGTTCGCCGAGGTCTGCGAGCACATCGACGCCCGTTCCCTGGCGCCCCGAGCCGCCCGGCTCGCCACCCAGGAGGTACGCCCGGATTGA
- a CDS encoding SDR family NAD(P)-dependent oxidoreductase, whose protein sequence is MRELALVTGASSGIGLELARQFVQHGFDVIITAEDDELATAEAALAGDGAEVRAVKADLSTYDGVERLWSAVAAAGRPLDAAALNAGIGVNGDFTRDIPLEDDLRLIAVNVTAVVHLAKRLLPGMVERGAGRLLVTSSVAATMPGPYYATYAASKAFLQSFAQAIRFELKDTGVTMTALQPGPTDTEFFERAGMEDTKVAEAKKDDPAKVAEQGFEAMMAGKDHVIAGSPKNKAQVAGGKLLPEKARAELQAAQVKPEPDGG, encoded by the coding sequence ATGCGGGAACTGGCCCTGGTCACCGGGGCGTCGAGCGGAATCGGGCTGGAGCTGGCGCGCCAGTTCGTCCAGCACGGCTTCGACGTCATCATCACCGCCGAGGACGACGAGCTGGCGACGGCCGAGGCGGCCCTGGCCGGAGACGGCGCCGAGGTCCGGGCGGTCAAGGCCGACCTGTCGACCTACGACGGGGTGGAGCGGCTCTGGTCGGCCGTGGCCGCGGCCGGGCGGCCGCTGGACGCGGCGGCCCTCAACGCCGGCATCGGGGTCAACGGCGACTTCACCCGCGACATCCCCCTGGAGGACGACCTGCGGCTGATCGCCGTCAACGTGACCGCGGTCGTCCACCTGGCCAAGCGGCTGCTGCCCGGCATGGTCGAGCGGGGCGCCGGGCGGCTGCTGGTCACCTCGTCGGTGGCGGCCACCATGCCCGGGCCCTACTACGCCACCTACGCCGCCTCCAAGGCCTTCCTCCAGTCGTTCGCCCAGGCCATCCGGTTCGAGCTCAAGGACACCGGCGTCACCATGACCGCCCTCCAGCCGGGACCGACCGACACCGAGTTCTTCGAGCGCGCCGGCATGGAGGACACCAAGGTCGCCGAGGCCAAGAAGGACGACCCGGCGAAGGTGGCCGAGCAGGGCTTCGAGGCCATGATGGCCGGCAAGGACCACGTGATCGCCGGCAGCCCGAAGAACAAGGCCCAGGTGGCCGGGGGCAAGCTCCTGCCCGAGAAGGCCAGGGCCGAGCTGCAGGCCGCCCAGGTCAAGCCCGAGCCGGACGGCGGCTGA
- a CDS encoding PPOX class F420-dependent oxidoreductase: MSAFTASEIDYLTSQGLARLATVGPDGQPHVVPVTFTFNADEDTIDVGGVDFGATKKWRDARRNPRVTFLLDDVLRDPRRARAIEVRGRAEALTSGGSAINPRFPNFAEEFLRIRPTRIVSWGLEEARDGTTPADFRVSSRPVG, from the coding sequence ATGAGCGCCTTCACCGCCAGCGAGATCGACTACCTCACCAGCCAGGGCCTGGCCCGGCTGGCCACCGTCGGCCCCGACGGCCAGCCGCACGTGGTCCCGGTGACCTTCACCTTCAACGCCGACGAGGACACCATCGACGTCGGCGGGGTCGACTTCGGCGCCACCAAGAAGTGGCGCGACGCCCGGCGCAACCCCAGGGTCACCTTCCTGCTCGACGACGTCCTGCGCGACCCCCGCCGGGCCCGGGCCATCGAGGTCCGCGGCCGCGCCGAGGCCTTGACCAGCGGCGGGAGCGCCATCAACCCCCGCTTCCCCAACTTCGCCGAGGAGTTTCTCCGCATCCGGCCGACCAGGATCGTCAGCTGGGGCCTGGAGGAGGCCCGGGACGGCACCACCCCGGCCGACTTCCGCGTCAGCTCCCGGCCGGTCGGCTAG
- a CDS encoding TfoX/Sxy family protein codes for MVDGNLCVGVMGEELIARVGPDATAAALERPGSRLFDFTGRPMKGWVTVQPGALEDDALAGWVELALVYVRTLPPK; via the coding sequence CTGGTCGACGGCAACCTGTGCGTCGGGGTGATGGGCGAGGAGCTGATCGCCCGGGTCGGCCCCGACGCCACCGCGGCCGCCCTGGAGCGCCCGGGCAGCCGGCTGTTCGACTTCACCGGCCGCCCGATGAAGGGCTGGGTGACGGTCCAGCCGGGCGCCCTGGAGGACGACGCCCTGGCCGGGTGGGTCGAGCTGGCGCTGGTCTACGTCCGCACGCTCCCGCCCAAGTAG
- a CDS encoding DUF1707 domain-containing protein, translated as MHAHHQHRPARTLPRPADPRLRVGDTERGQVIDQLADHHAAGRLTLEEFEERMASAWTARTGADLEVLVRDLPVPPRPPQPPRRPAAAPRPGLDSPVRTYLAVMALLWLIWLVTGANYPWPIWPMLGWGIGVAGHLGRPRTAR; from the coding sequence ATGCACGCCCACCACCAGCACCGCCCGGCCCGGACGCTGCCCCGGCCGGCCGACCCCCGGCTGCGGGTCGGTGACACCGAGCGCGGCCAGGTGATCGACCAGCTCGCCGACCACCACGCCGCCGGGCGCCTCACCCTGGAGGAGTTCGAGGAGCGGATGGCCTCGGCCTGGACCGCCCGGACCGGCGCCGACCTGGAGGTCCTGGTCCGCGACCTGCCCGTCCCGCCGCGGCCGCCGCAGCCGCCGCGCCGGCCGGCGGCCGCCCCCCGCCCCGGCCTCGACAGCCCGGTCCGGACCTACCTGGCCGTGATGGCCCTGCTGTGGCTGATCTGGCTGGTCACCGGGGCGAACTACCCCTGGCCCATCTGGCCCATGCTCGGCTGGGGCATCGGCGTCGCCGGCCACCTCGGCCGTCCCCGGACGGCCCGCTGA
- a CDS encoding ATP-binding protein — MPDPPTRSVGRPEPARLALTRSPFSVGVARRFIQGRAAAWSLPQPAIDQLVLIGSELVTNAVLHARTELTLALELRDGRVRLSVTDRSQAAATLRHYRPDALTGRGLGVVAALSDRWGVSAAAGGKVVWAEVAANGDHPVATPNAPDLRHAPPVPAPRSPDSRTVRFVGVPVADYLDLQAHNDALFRELELISIELEGDDAAKVAAPLADLVDQLYQRFRGQRDSYRDVVAAAQARGQRTVELETTLPPAAAAGGRSYLALLEQADELCRSGLLLIPEPPAHVRSLRRWFVEELAAQLLDGASPTPPA; from the coding sequence ATGCCTGACCCGCCGACCCGGTCCGTCGGGCGCCCGGAGCCGGCCCGGCTCGCGCTCACCCGCAGCCCCTTCAGCGTCGGGGTGGCCCGGCGCTTCATCCAGGGACGGGCCGCGGCCTGGTCGCTGCCCCAGCCGGCCATCGACCAGCTCGTCCTGATCGGCTCGGAGCTGGTCACCAACGCCGTGCTCCACGCCCGCACCGAGCTCACCCTGGCCCTGGAGCTCCGCGACGGCCGGGTCCGCCTCAGCGTCACCGACCGGTCGCAGGCGGCGGCGACCCTGCGCCACTACCGCCCCGACGCCCTCACCGGCCGGGGGCTGGGCGTGGTCGCCGCCCTCAGCGACCGCTGGGGAGTGAGCGCCGCCGCCGGCGGCAAGGTCGTCTGGGCCGAGGTGGCCGCCAACGGCGACCACCCCGTCGCCACCCCGAACGCCCCCGACCTGCGCCACGCCCCGCCGGTGCCGGCGCCCCGGAGCCCGGACAGCCGCACCGTCCGGTTCGTCGGCGTCCCGGTCGCCGACTACCTCGACCTGCAGGCCCACAACGACGCCCTGTTCCGCGAGCTGGAGCTGATCAGCATCGAGCTCGAGGGCGACGACGCCGCCAAGGTCGCGGCCCCCCTGGCCGACCTCGTCGACCAGCTCTACCAGCGCTTCCGGGGCCAGCGTGACAGCTACCGCGACGTCGTGGCCGCCGCCCAGGCCCGCGGCCAGCGGACCGTCGAGCTGGAGACGACCCTGCCCCCGGCCGCCGCCGCCGGGGGCCGGAGCTACCTGGCCCTGCTCGAGCAGGCCGACGAGCTGTGCCGCTCCGGCCTCCTCCTCATTCCCGAGCCCCCGGCCCACGTCCGCAGCCTGCGCCGCTGGTTCGTGGAGGAGCTGGCCGCCCAGCTCCTGGACGGCGCCTCCCCGACCCCGCCCGCATAG
- a CDS encoding TetR/AcrR family transcriptional regulator, translating to MTVARTARANPTYYGGDLRRDLLDAALELIDREGPSAVSLRSLARRLGVSHAAPANHFPDKAALFTAIAVEGFELLSAAITTATREAGPDATPGQRLRAAGRAYTGFAVGHPAHFAVMWQRDLLHQDDPALCAAGEATFALLLAGVRDVQDAGWAAGTDERTVAYLAWSVVHGLAALWLGGSLAQDQRPFDEIAGEVGALLGRALAPDA from the coding sequence GTGACGGTGGCCCGGACGGCCAGGGCGAACCCGACCTACTACGGCGGCGACCTGCGCCGGGACCTGCTGGACGCGGCCCTGGAGCTGATCGACCGGGAGGGGCCGTCGGCGGTGAGCCTGCGGTCGCTGGCCCGACGGCTCGGCGTCTCCCATGCCGCCCCGGCCAACCACTTCCCCGACAAGGCGGCCCTGTTCACCGCCATCGCCGTCGAGGGCTTCGAGCTGCTGTCGGCGGCCATCACCACCGCCACCCGGGAGGCCGGCCCGGACGCGACCCCGGGCCAGCGGCTGCGCGCCGCCGGCCGGGCCTACACCGGCTTCGCCGTCGGCCACCCGGCCCACTTCGCGGTGATGTGGCAGCGCGACCTGCTCCACCAGGACGACCCGGCGCTGTGCGCGGCCGGCGAGGCCACCTTCGCCCTGCTGCTCGCTGGGGTCCGCGACGTCCAGGATGCCGGCTGGGCGGCCGGCACCGACGAGCGGACCGTCGCCTACCTGGCCTGGTCGGTGGTGCACGGGCTGGCCGCCCTGTGGCTGGGCGGCTCGCTCGCCCAGGACCAGCGCCCGTTCGACGAGATCGCCGGCGAGGTCGGCGCCCTGCTCGGCCGCGCCCTCGCCCCCGACGCCTGA
- a CDS encoding SpoIIE family protein phosphatase yields MQSRHERPAPGVASADQFRLLVEAVRDYAIFLLDPGGRVVSWNAGAERIKGYTAEEILGQEFTRFYEPDDIAAGLPARMLARAAQEGRFQGRGWRVRKDGRRFYAQVTITALFNPEGQLVGFAKITQDVTAELEAEQARRDREYQLAEAQAVAKLGSFEWSLASGQMTWSPELYRILGVDPEGYSGTLDGLLALVHPDDRAEAAATLRTAASEATSYRMQVRVLRPTGELRVLSSWGDVLPDEQGRRPSRMLGICQDVTDWREREEQLIDAQAQAELSRRLQSGLLPSLSLPDPALELRTRYQPGQERALLGADFFDALPLADGTVALLIGDVAGHGPAEAAVGVALRSAWRALVLTGHEPADLLDGLDKVLTCNRQSEELYATVCCCWIDPGHDGITVALAGHPPPLLARGGEVRVVEVPGGPGLGILDHPYPWEAGELEVGGAWTLLCYTDGLVEGRSAPGAVERFGIEALAAAAAGLLGHGAGTDELLDGLLDVVHEANGGELSDDLAILCVSRTDAAPAGGGHA; encoded by the coding sequence ATGCAGAGCAGGCATGAGAGGCCAGCACCCGGCGTGGCCAGCGCCGACCAGTTCCGCCTGCTGGTCGAGGCCGTGCGGGACTACGCCATCTTCCTGCTCGACCCCGGCGGCCGGGTGGTCAGCTGGAACGCGGGCGCTGAGCGGATCAAGGGGTACACGGCCGAGGAGATCCTGGGCCAGGAGTTCACCAGGTTCTACGAGCCGGACGACATCGCCGCCGGCCTCCCGGCCAGGATGCTGGCCCGCGCCGCCCAGGAGGGCCGCTTCCAGGGCCGAGGCTGGCGGGTCCGCAAGGACGGCCGCCGCTTCTACGCCCAGGTGACCATCACCGCCCTGTTCAACCCCGAAGGGCAGCTCGTCGGGTTCGCCAAGATCACCCAGGACGTGACCGCCGAGCTGGAGGCCGAGCAGGCCCGCCGCGACCGCGAGTACCAGCTGGCCGAGGCCCAGGCGGTGGCCAAGCTGGGCAGCTTCGAGTGGTCCCTGGCCAGCGGCCAGATGACCTGGAGCCCGGAGCTGTACCGGATCCTCGGCGTCGACCCCGAGGGCTACAGCGGCACCCTGGACGGGCTGCTGGCGCTGGTCCACCCCGACGACCGCGCCGAGGCGGCCGCCACCCTGCGCACGGCCGCCTCCGAGGCGACCTCGTACCGCATGCAGGTGCGGGTCCTGCGGCCCACCGGCGAGCTGCGGGTCCTGTCCAGCTGGGGCGACGTCCTCCCTGACGAGCAGGGACGGCGGCCGTCGCGCATGCTGGGCATCTGCCAGGACGTCACCGACTGGCGGGAGCGGGAGGAGCAGCTCATCGACGCCCAGGCCCAGGCCGAGCTGTCGCGCCGGCTGCAGAGCGGGCTGCTGCCCAGCCTGTCCCTGCCCGACCCGGCGCTGGAGCTGCGCACCCGGTACCAGCCGGGGCAGGAGCGGGCGCTGCTCGGCGCCGACTTCTTCGACGCCCTGCCGCTGGCCGACGGGACGGTGGCCCTGCTGATCGGCGACGTCGCCGGCCACGGCCCGGCCGAGGCCGCGGTCGGGGTGGCGCTGCGGTCGGCCTGGCGGGCGCTGGTGCTCACCGGCCACGAACCCGCCGACCTGCTGGACGGGCTGGACAAGGTGCTGACCTGCAACCGGCAGTCGGAGGAGCTGTACGCCACCGTCTGCTGCTGCTGGATCGACCCCGGTCACGACGGCATCACCGTCGCCCTGGCCGGCCACCCGCCGCCGCTGCTCGCCCGCGGCGGGGAGGTGCGGGTCGTGGAGGTCCCGGGCGGGCCGGGCCTGGGCATCCTCGACCACCCCTACCCCTGGGAGGCGGGCGAGCTGGAGGTGGGCGGCGCCTGGACGCTGCTGTGCTACACCGACGGGCTGGTCGAGGGCCGCAGCGCGCCCGGGGCGGTGGAGCGGTTCGGGATCGAGGCGCTGGCCGCGGCCGCGGCCGGGCTGCTGGGCCACGGCGCCGGGACCGACGAGTTGCTCGACGGCCTGCTCGACGTCGTCCACGAGGCCAACGGCGGCGAGCTCTCGGACGACCTCGCCATCCTGTGCGTCTCCCGCACGGACGCGGCCCCCGCAGGTGGCGGCCATGCCTGA
- a CDS encoding SDR family oxidoreductase, which yields MADHPPKIAVVTGAGSGIGAAVARDLAAEGWVVVLAGRRRDALESVAERGRELPGVLDPVPADVTDEASVRALFDRVVERHGRVDLLFNNAGTGAPARELDAVPLAEWDAVVAVNLTGAFLCTREAFRVMRRQRPRGGRIINNGSVSAHAPRPRSVAYTATKHAITGLTRSTALDGRPYDIACGQIDIGNAATGMTEPMAAGVLQADGSVRPEPRMDVADVARAVLYMAGLPLDANVAAMTVMATRMPFVGRG from the coding sequence ATGGCCGACCACCCGCCCAAGATCGCGGTCGTCACCGGGGCCGGGAGCGGCATCGGCGCGGCGGTCGCGCGCGACCTGGCCGCTGAGGGCTGGGTCGTGGTCCTGGCCGGCCGCCGCCGCGACGCCCTGGAGTCGGTCGCCGAGCGGGGCCGGGAGCTGCCCGGCGTCCTCGACCCGGTCCCGGCCGACGTCACCGACGAGGCGTCGGTGCGGGCGCTGTTCGACCGGGTGGTCGAGCGGCACGGCCGCGTCGACCTGCTGTTCAACAACGCCGGCACGGGGGCGCCGGCCCGCGAGCTCGACGCCGTCCCCCTGGCCGAGTGGGACGCCGTGGTCGCCGTCAACCTCACCGGCGCGTTCCTCTGCACCCGCGAGGCGTTCCGGGTGATGCGGCGCCAGCGGCCCCGGGGTGGCCGGATCATCAACAACGGCTCCGTCTCCGCCCACGCGCCACGGCCGCGCTCGGTCGCCTACACCGCCACCAAGCACGCCATCACGGGGCTGACCAGGTCGACCGCGCTCGACGGGCGCCCCTACGACATCGCCTGCGGCCAGATCGACATCGGCAACGCCGCCACCGGTATGACCGAGCCCATGGCGGCCGGCGTCCTCCAGGCCGACGGCAGCGTCCGCCCCGAACCCCGGATGGACGTGGCCGACGTGGCCCGTGCCGTCCTGTACATGGCCGGCCTGCCCCTGGACGCCAACGTCGCCGCCATGACCGTCATGGCGACCAGGATGCCGTTCGTGGGTCGCGGTTGA
- a CDS encoding class I SAM-dependent methyltransferase: protein MDGADPDRWSEVAAGWSELWGEFARPAWRVVVAATGIGQGSRVLDVGCGSGEFLAHLARLGAWPAGIDPAPGMVELARSRVPGADVRLGPAQPLPWPDGSFDVVTAVNALQFAGDTLDALAELVRVTVPGGQVAVANWAEGDRNDLDTIEAAVAAAADEEPLPDGDLRQPGGLERLLADAGLADVAAGLVEVPWEAPDDAALVGGVLLGEDPATTSARAPAVLAAARPFRTPTGGYRLVNAFRYAAGRTPG, encoded by the coding sequence ATGGACGGAGCCGACCCCGACCGCTGGTCCGAGGTCGCCGCCGGCTGGTCCGAGCTGTGGGGCGAGTTCGCCCGCCCCGCCTGGCGGGTCGTGGTCGCGGCCACCGGCATCGGCCAGGGCTCGCGGGTGCTGGACGTGGGCTGCGGCAGCGGCGAGTTCCTGGCCCACCTGGCCCGGCTCGGCGCCTGGCCGGCGGGCATCGACCCGGCCCCCGGGATGGTCGAGCTCGCCCGCTCCCGCGTCCCCGGCGCCGACGTCCGCCTCGGCCCCGCCCAGCCCCTCCCCTGGCCGGACGGGAGCTTCGACGTGGTCACGGCCGTCAACGCCCTGCAGTTCGCCGGCGACACCCTGGACGCCCTCGCCGAGCTCGTCCGCGTCACCGTGCCCGGCGGGCAGGTGGCCGTCGCCAACTGGGCCGAGGGCGACCGCAACGATCTCGACACGATCGAGGCCGCCGTGGCCGCGGCCGCCGACGAGGAGCCCCTGCCCGACGGCGACCTCCGCCAGCCCGGCGGCCTGGAGCGGCTCCTCGCCGACGCCGGCCTCGCCGACGTGGCCGCGGGCCTGGTCGAGGTCCCCTGGGAAGCCCCCGACGACGCCGCCCTCGTCGGCGGCGTCCTCCTGGGCGAGGACCCCGCCACCACCTCCGCCCGGGCGCCGGCCGTGCTCGCCGCCGCCCGCCCGTTCCGCACCCCCACCGGCGGCTACCGGCTGGTCAACGCCTTCCGCTACGCCGCCGGCCGTACCCCGGGCTGA